A region of Lepus europaeus isolate LE1 chromosome 2, mLepTim1.pri, whole genome shotgun sequence DNA encodes the following proteins:
- the NR1I2 gene encoding nuclear receptor subfamily 1 group I member 2 codes for MWLFCLFASSPGGPETNLEVLSEGSGNQAGLASYDEADSTGAKPTISADEEEGPQTCRVCGDKANGYHFNVLTCEGCKGFFRRTVKRNARLRCPFRKGACEITRKTRRQCQACRLRKCLESGMKKEMIMSDVAVAQRRALIKRKKRERMETQPPGMQGLTEEQRMIIEELMDAQMKTFDTTFSHFKNFRLPEVLGSGCEIPESLQALPEEESGRWRQSHEDLGTLKISLQLRGEDGSVWNYKPPADRSGKELFSLLPHLADMSTYMFKGIINFAKVISYFRDLPIEDQISLLKGATLELYLLRFNTVFNAETGTWECGRLSYCLEDPEGGFQQLLVDPLLRFHYMLKKLQLHKEEYVLMQAISLFSPDRPGVVQRGVVDQLQERFAITLKAYIECSRPQPTHRFLFLKIMAVLTELRTINAQHTQRLLRIQDTHPFATPLMRELFSTTDG; via the exons ATGtggctgttttgtttgtttgcttctaGCCCAGGAGGCCCAGAAACCAACCTGGAGGTGCTATCTGAAGGCAGTGGGAACCAAGCCGGCCTTGCGAGCTATGACGAAGCAGACTCCACGGGAGCAAAGCCCACCATCAGTGCAGATGAGGAGGAAGGGCCCCAGACTTGCCGTGTATGTGGGGACAAGGCCAATGGTTACCACTTCAACGTCCTGACGTGTGAAGGCTGCAAGGGCTTTTTCAG GAGGACCGTGAAACGCAACGCCCGGCTGAGATGCCCCTTCCGGAAGGGCGCCTGCGAGATCACCCGGAAGACCCGGCGCCAGTGCCAGGCCTGCCGGCTGCGCAAGTGCCTGGAGAGCGGCATGAAGAAGGAGA TGATCATGTCCGATGTGGCCGTGGCACAGAGACGGGCTCTGatcaagaggaagaagagagaacgGATGGAGACTCAGCCGCCGGGAATGCAAGGGCTGACGGAAGAGCAGCGGATGATAATCGAGGAGCTGATGGACGCTCAGATGAAAACCTTTGACACCACCTTCTCCCATTTCAAGAATTTTCGG ctgccggAGGTGCTTGGCAGTGGCTGTGAGATTCCAGAATCTCTGCAGGCCCTACCGGAGGAAGAGTCTGGCAGGTGGAGACAGAGCCATGAAGATCTGGGCACCCTGAAGATTTCTCTGCAGCTGCGGGGGGAAGACGGCAGCGTCTGGAACTACAAGCCCCCAGCTGACAGAAGTGGGAAAGAGCTCTTTTCTCTGCTGCCCCACTTGGCTGACATGTCAACCTACATGTTCAAAGGCATCATCAACTTTGCTAAGGTCATCTCCTACTTCAG gGACTTGCCCATCGAGGACCAGATCTCCTTGCTCAAGGGAGCCACCCTCGAGCTGTACCTCCTGAGATTCAACACCGTGTTCAACGCAGAGACTGGCACTTGGGAGTGTGGTCGGCTGTCCTACTGCTTGGAAGACCCTGAAG GAGGCTTCCAGCAACTTCTTGTGGATCCCTTGCTGAGATTCCACTACATGCTGAAGAAGCTGCAGCTGCACAAGGAGGAGTACGTGCTGATGCAGGCCATCTCCCTTTTCTCCCCAG ACCGCCCAGGTGTGGTGCAGCGCGGAGTGGTGGACCAGCTTCAGGAGCGATTCGCCATCACCCTGAAAGCCTACATCGAGTGCAGTCGGCCGCAGCCCACCCACCG CTTCCTGTTCCTGAAGATCATGGCTGTCCTCACTGAGCTTCGCACTATCAACGCCCAGCACACGCAGCGGCTGCTGCGGATCCAGGACACACACCCCTTCGCCACCCCCCTCATGCGGGAGCTGTTTAGCACCACAGATGGCTGA